The Prinia subflava isolate CZ2003 ecotype Zambia chromosome 5, Cam_Psub_1.2, whole genome shotgun sequence genome window below encodes:
- the PPP1CA gene encoding serine/threonine-protein phosphatase PP1-alpha catalytic subunit, whose product MADTEKLNLDSIISRLLEVQGSRPGKNVQLTENEIRGLCLKSREIFLSQPILLELEAPLKICGDIHGQYYDLLRLFEYGGFPPESNYLFLGDYVDRGKQSLETICLLLAYKIKYPENFFLLRGNHECASINRIYGFYDECKRRYNIKLWKTFTDCFNCLPIAAIVDEKIFCCHGGLSPDLQSMEQIRRIMRPTDVPDQGLLCDLLWSDPDKDVQGWGENDRGVSFTFGAEVVAKFLHKHDLDLICRAHQVVEDGYEFFAKRQLVTLFSAPNYCGEFDNAGAMMSVDETLMCSFQILKPADKNKGKYGQFSGLNPAGRPVTPPRNSAKAKK is encoded by the exons ATGGCGGACACCGAGAAGCTCAACCTCGACTCCATCATCAGCCGCCTCCTGGAGG TCCAAGGGTCGCGGCCGGGGAAGAACGTGCAGCTGACGGAGAACGAGATCCGCGGGCTGTGCCTCAAATCCCGGGAGATCTTCCTGAGCCAGCccatcctgctggagctggaggcacCCCTCAAGATCTGCG gTGACATCCACGGGCAGTACTACGACCTGCTGAGGCTCTTCGAGTACGGGGGCTTCCCCCCTGAGAGCAATTACCTGTTTTTGGGGGACTATGTGGACCGGGGCAAGCAGTCGCTGGAGACCATCTGCCTGCTGCTCGCTTACAAGATCAAGTACCCCGAGAACTTCTTCCTGCTGCGGGGCAACCACGAGTGTGCCAGCATCAACCGCATCTATGGCTTCTACGACGAGT GCAAGCGAAGATACAACATCAAGCTGTGGAAGACCTTCACCGACTGCTTCAATTGCTTGCCTATCGCCGCCATTGTGGATGAGAAGATCTTCTGCTGCCACGGAG GGCTGTCACCAGACCTGCAGTCGATGGAGCAGATCCGGCGGATCATGCGGCCCACGGATGTCCCGGATCAGGGGCTGCTCTGCGACCTGCTCTGGTCCGACCCCGACAAGGacgtgcagggctggggggagaaCGACCGTGGGGTGTCCTTCACCTTCGGGGCCGAGGTGGTGGCCAAATTCCTGCACAAGCACGACCTGGACCTCATCTGCCGGGCGCACCAG GTGGTGGAGGACGGCTACGAGTTCTTCGCCAAGCGCCAGCTCGTCACCCTCTTCTCAGCGCCCAACTACTGCGGCGAGTTCGACAACGCCGGCGCCATGATGAGCGTGGATGAGACGCTCATGTGCTCCTTCCAG ATTTTGAAGCCGGCCGACAAGAACAAGGGCAAATATGGGCAGTTCAGCGGGCTGAACCCCGCCGGGCGCCCCGTCACCCCTCCCCGAAACTCTGCCAAAGCCAAGAAATGA
- the RAD9A gene encoding cell cycle checkpoint control protein RAD9A produces MKCVIAGGNVKVLGRAVHSLSRIGDELYVEPTESGLSLRAVNSSRSGFASFLFAPLFFQLYEPGSAGPDTELFRCKVHMKSFLGIFRSLPSLEKSVGKCLILLKPQASRLVLQLHCKHGVTKTHNLAFQECERLQAVFDIQRCTSHLCAPARVLAEAVVHFPPTLAEVTLGTGPGGKISLRNYVEDEAEPSKTMVTELWLAEDEFQSVDVAPGSHITFCLKEFRGLLSFAEASNLPLAIHFDEPGRPVIFTLDDTVLEVHLVLATLSDLQGSSQPPSTNGVSHLPAPPDDFTDDLESYMAAMETGEGGSGRAPSPTFPLRHPRPAESQPQEEEEEEEEGAVPGTPPHKKFRSLFFGSVMTPGRPGLATTQEVLAEDSEGES; encoded by the exons ATGAAATGTGTCATCGCCGGCGGCAACGTCAAAG TCCTCGGCCGAGCCGTGCACTCCCTGTCCCGCATCGGCGACGAGCTCTACGTGGAGCCCACCGAAAGCGGG ctgtccctccGTGCTGTCAACTCCTCCCGTTCGGGCTTCGCCTCCTTCCTCTTCGCACCCCTCTTCTTCCAGCTGTACgagccgggcagcgccgggcccgACACAGAGCTCTTCCGATGCAAAGTCCACATGAAG TCCTTCCTGGGCATCTTCCGCTCGCTGCCCTCGCTGGAGAAGTCGGTGGGGAAATGCCTCATCCTGCTCAAGCCGCAGGCCAGCCGCCTGgtcctgcagctgcactgcaagCACG GTGTCACCAAGACACACAACCTGGCCTTCCAGGAGTGCGAGCGGCTCCAGGCCGTGTTCGACATCCAGCGCTGCACCAGCCACCTCTGCGCCCCGGCACG GGTGCTGGCAGAGGCCGTGGTCCACTTTCCCCCGACGCTGGCtgaggtgacactggggactGGCCCTGGTGGCAAGATCAGCCTGCGGAACTACGTGGAGGACGAGGCAG AGCCGAGCAAGACGATGGTGACCGAGCTGTGGCTGGCTGAGGATGAGTTCCAGTCGGTGGACGTGGCCCCAGGCTCCCACATCACCTTCTGCCTCAAGGAATTCCGT gggctgctgagctTTGCCGAGGCCTCCAACCTGCCCCTTGCCATCCACTTTGACGAGCCCGGCAG gccgGTGATCTTCACCCTGGATGACACAGTCCTGGAGGTTCACCTGGTGCTGGCCACCCTCTCCGACCTGcaaggcagctcccagccccctTCCACCAACGG GGTGTCCCACCTGCCCGCCCCGCCAGACGACTTCACCGACGACCTGGAGTCCTACATGGCTGCCATGGAAACCGGCGaggggggctcagggagggcccccagccccaccttcCCCCTGCGCCACCCCCGGCCAGCCGAGAGCCAaccccaggaggaggaggaggaggaggaggaaggagctgtgccagggacgCCCCCACACAAGAAG TTTCGCTCCCTGTTTTTTGGCTCGGTGATGACACCAGGGAGGCCTGGACTGGCCACCACCCAGGAGGTGCTGGCGGAGGACAGCGAAGGAGAAAGCTGA